Proteins encoded by one window of Engraulis encrasicolus isolate BLACKSEA-1 chromosome 23, IST_EnEncr_1.0, whole genome shotgun sequence:
- the LOC134440199 gene encoding uncharacterized protein LOC134440199, translated as MAFCPKTFNQSGSWIGAEPHTRSKRVFSHVNSAEEMGMASHWRPQSEHPYKYVRATRFSSSKYWKEYQKRQAAPQEQQYHGMTSLPTSAPQTLRFVGNLIHPQSTNVRGSQLASPGSVVTPMRRKDISFVGPALPNMATACPSNMNNLIPTSDGTAALLSQLGPLKFMGNLNLSAEVLHGQQNIIGLKPAQSAGIMTHGGLAAPRVDVMSSMSAAPASLSTWTFGGAPTHSQTTGSHYSREDLLKMINLHGEMMVKYRELRGKAENIEKLMMQPVCPTERQEKTENKAKALDDLTGGIVLPEDAMEKLEAIPGILDLAREMGFLC; from the exons ATGGCTTTTTGTCCGAAAACTTTCAACCAGAGTGGATCATGGATTGGGGCTGAACCCCATACTCGTTCTAAGCGAGTCTTTTCCCATGTCAACTCTGCTGAAGAAATGGGCATGGCCTCTCATTGGAGGCCCCAGTCTGAGCACCCATACAAATATGTGCGGGCAACACGGTTTTCTTCCA GCAAGTACTGGAAGGAGTACCAAAAGCGGCAAGCTGCTCCCCAGGAGCAGCAGTACCATGGTATGACCAGCCTGCCAACCTCAGCACCTCAGACCCTGAGATTTGTGGGCAACTTGATCCACCCTCAGTCCACCAATGTCAGAGGTAGCCAGCTGGCCTCACCTGGATCTGTGGTGACTCCGATGAGGAGGAAGGACATTTCCTTTGTGGGGCCTGCTCTTCCCAACATGGCTACAGCCTGCCCATCCAATATGAACAACCTCATCCCTACATCTGATGGCACAGCTGCTTTGCTGAGCCAGCTTGGACCCCTAAAGTTTATGGGGAATCTCAATCTCTCTGCAGAGGTTCTTCATGGTCAGCAGAACATCATAGGCCTCAAGCCAGCCCAGTCGGCTGGCATCATGACCCACGGAGGACTAGCAGCTCCAAGGGTCGACGTCATGTCGTCCATGTCTGCAGCTCCTGCGAGCCTCTCCACTTGGACCTTTGGTGGAGCCCCGACTCACTCTCAGACCACTGGCTCTCACTACAGCAGAGAGGACCTTCTAAAGATGATCAATCTCCATGGTGAAATGATGGTCAAGTACAGGGAGCTGAGGGGTAAGGCTGAGAACATCGAAAAGCTGATGATGCAGCCAGTGTGCCCTACTGAGCGTCAGGAGAAGACAGAGAACAAGGCAAAGGCATTGGATGATCTCACTGGGGGTATTGTTCTTCCTGAGGATGCTATGGAGAAACTTGAGGCTATTCCTGGCATTTTGGACTTGGCAAGAGAGATGGGCTTCCTGTGTTaa